One Amycolatopsis thermophila DNA segment encodes these proteins:
- a CDS encoding F0F1 ATP synthase subunit delta, translated as MTLHAASREALAAAETRLSEVTGGAGADPAALGNELLAVVDLLGREIGLRRAVADASSDPGARTGLVRSLLAGKVSEQALSVLDAVVAARWSSPRELVDGIESLGRNALLTSAEKAGKLDAVEDQLFRIARIVVSNPELEQTLSDQTAPGDAKRRLVRELLQGKVDEITLALVEQVTGRSAGRSVGFNLDQLVQLAAQRRERSVAYITSASELSAEQRERLAEQLHRIYERPIALHVEVDPRLGGGLVVRVGDEVIDGSTAGRIAALRRQLA; from the coding sequence CTGACGCTGCACGCCGCGAGCCGGGAAGCGCTCGCCGCCGCCGAGACCCGGCTGTCCGAGGTCACCGGTGGGGCCGGCGCCGACCCGGCCGCCCTCGGCAACGAGCTGCTCGCCGTGGTCGACCTGCTGGGCAGGGAGATCGGGCTGCGCCGCGCGGTCGCCGACGCCTCGTCCGACCCGGGTGCCCGCACCGGGCTGGTCCGCTCGCTGCTGGCCGGCAAGGTGTCCGAGCAGGCGCTGAGCGTGCTCGACGCCGTGGTCGCGGCCCGCTGGTCGAGCCCGCGGGAACTGGTCGACGGGATCGAGTCGCTCGGCCGGAACGCGCTGCTGACCAGCGCGGAGAAGGCCGGGAAGCTGGACGCCGTCGAGGACCAGTTGTTCCGGATCGCCCGTATCGTGGTGAGCAACCCGGAGCTGGAGCAGACGCTGTCCGACCAGACGGCACCCGGCGACGCGAAGCGCAGGCTGGTCCGCGAACTGCTGCAGGGCAAGGTGGACGAGATCACCCTTGCGCTCGTGGAGCAGGTCACCGGCCGGTCCGCGGGCCGCAGCGTCGGGTTCAACCTGGACCAGCTGGTCCAGCTGGCCGCCCAGCGCCGCGAGCGTTCGGTCGCGTACATCACGAGCGCGAGCGAGCTGTCCGCGGAGCAGCGAGAGCGGCTGGCCGAGCAGCTGCACCGGATCTACGAGCGCCCGATCGCGCTGCACGTCGAGGTCGACCCCCGCCTCGGCGGCGGGCTCGTCGTCCGGGTGGGCGACGAGGTCATCGACGGCAGCACCGCGGGCCGGATCGCGGCGCTGCGCCGGCAGCTGGCGTGA
- a CDS encoding ATP F0F1 synthase subunit C: MSSIVLAQAANAINLNQGLAAIGYGLGAIGPGIGVGLIWAAVINGTARQPEAQGKLMGIAWTTFVLTEVLALIGLVVYFIASA; encoded by the coding sequence GTGAGCAGCATCGTTCTCGCCCAGGCCGCCAACGCCATCAACCTGAACCAGGGCCTGGCGGCCATCGGTTACGGTCTGGGCGCCATCGGCCCGGGCATCGGTGTGGGCCTGATCTGGGCCGCCGTCATCAACGGCACCGCCCGTCAGCCGGAGGCCCAGGGCAAGCTCATGGGCATCGCCTGGACCACCTTCGTCCTGACCGAGGTGCTCGCCCTGATCGGCCTGGTCGTGTACTTCATCGCTTCTGCCTGA
- a CDS encoding F0F1 ATP synthase subunit B, translating to MVKTQIVLAAEEAPNPVLPHLSELILGLVAFLILLWLLKKYAVPRFEKMYEERTAAIEGGIAKAEKAQAEAEEALAKYQAQLKDAYSEAAKIRDDARLEAERIKEELRAEAQDEAARIIAQGHAALQAQKAQIVTELRNELGRNSIELASRIVGEHLEDEVRRRGTVDRFLAELGSAGNGAGK from the coding sequence GTGGTGAAGACCCAGATCGTGCTGGCCGCGGAAGAGGCGCCGAACCCGGTGCTGCCGCACCTGAGCGAGCTCATCCTCGGCCTGGTGGCGTTCCTGATCCTGCTGTGGCTGCTCAAGAAGTACGCCGTGCCGCGCTTCGAGAAGATGTACGAGGAGCGCACCGCGGCCATCGAGGGCGGCATCGCGAAGGCGGAGAAGGCCCAGGCCGAGGCCGAAGAGGCGCTCGCGAAGTACCAGGCCCAGCTCAAGGACGCCTACTCCGAGGCCGCCAAGATCCGCGACGACGCCCGCCTCGAGGCGGAGCGGATCAAGGAAGAGCTGCGCGCCGAGGCCCAGGACGAGGCGGCCCGGATCATCGCCCAGGGCCACGCCGCGCTGCAGGCCCAGAAGGCGCAGATCGTCACGGAGCTGCGCAACGAGCTGGGCCGCAACTCGATCGAGCTGGCGAGCCGGATCGTCGGGGAGCACCTCGAGGACGAGGTCCGTCGCCGTGGCACGGTCGACCGGTTCCTCGCCGAGCTCGGCAGCGCCGGTAACGGAGCAGGGAAGTAA